A single window of Cytobacillus luteolus DNA harbors:
- a CDS encoding RNA-binding protein has product MNIYQHFRKEEHAFIDQVMSWKETVLTQYAPKTTDFLDPREQDMMKLIIGNDSEVQVSFYGGHDSTERKRALLYPEYYKPAVDDFQLSVFQIVYPSKFVTIDHRKILGSLMSLGVKRSKFGDILVSGDLVQIIVAKEIGDYIRVNLESVGKATVSLKEISFDNIVLTEEAWDEHSTTVSSMRLDVVLSSIYNLSRQKIQAFIQSGLVKVNWKIVEQTAFECKEGDVLSLRGFGRSKLLTIEGKTKKEKWRIIVGKQK; this is encoded by the coding sequence ATGAATATCTATCAACATTTTCGAAAAGAAGAGCATGCCTTTATTGATCAAGTAATGTCATGGAAGGAAACTGTACTTACACAATACGCTCCTAAAACAACAGACTTTCTAGATCCTAGAGAACAGGATATGATGAAACTTATCATCGGTAATGACTCAGAAGTTCAGGTTAGCTTCTACGGTGGACATGATTCTACCGAAAGAAAAAGGGCACTTCTATACCCTGAATATTATAAACCCGCAGTTGATGATTTTCAGTTATCTGTTTTTCAAATTGTGTATCCTTCTAAATTTGTTACAATTGATCACCGTAAAATATTAGGATCCCTAATGTCTTTAGGTGTAAAGAGGAGTAAGTTTGGGGATATCCTTGTCTCTGGTGACCTCGTTCAGATTATTGTAGCAAAAGAAATAGGAGATTATATTCGGGTGAACCTGGAATCAGTCGGAAAAGCGACAGTTTCTCTTAAAGAAATTTCTTTTGACAATATTGTCTTAACTGAGGAAGCGTGGGATGAACATTCCACAACAGTTTCTTCAATGAGACTTGATGTGGTACTATCTTCCATCTATAACTTGTCTAGGCAAAAGATTCAAGCGTTTATACAATCTGGTTTGGTTAAGGTTAATTGGAAAATTGTAGAACAAACAGCTTTTGAGTGTAAAGAAGGAGATGTACTTTCCCTTCGTGGGTTTGGACGAAGTAAACTTCTTACTATTGAAGGAAAAACAAAAAAGGAAAAATGGCGAATCATTGTAGGGAAACAAAAATAA
- a CDS encoding YggT family protein encodes MDLLQGILQTAIQFYSYALIAYILMSWFPNARESRIGQFLTKICEPYLEPFRKIIPPLGMIDISPIVAIFVLNFASIGLNTLFGMF; translated from the coding sequence ATGGATTTACTTCAAGGTATTTTACAAACAGCTATTCAATTTTACTCATATGCATTAATTGCGTACATCTTAATGTCTTGGTTTCCAAATGCGAGAGAGTCTAGGATTGGCCAATTTCTTACAAAAATTTGTGAGCCATACTTAGAACCTTTCAGAAAGATTATTCCACCATTAGGTATGATCGATATTTCGCCAATTGTAGCTATTTTTGTCTTGAATTTTGCTTCAATTGGATTAAATACTTTATTTGGAATGTTTTAG
- a CDS encoding cell division protein SepF gives MSIKNKFKSFFALEDEYDYNEDEYFEEEELEPVKATRSSAKQNVVSLQSVQKSSKVVLFEPRVYAEAQEIADHLKNRRAVVVNLQRIQHDQAKRIVDFLSGTVYAIGGDIQRIGTNIFLCTPENVDVSGNISDVVTEDELSEKRW, from the coding sequence ATGAGTATAAAAAATAAATTCAAAAGCTTTTTTGCATTAGAAGATGAATATGACTACAATGAAGATGAATATTTTGAAGAAGAGGAACTTGAACCTGTAAAGGCTACTAGATCTTCAGCTAAACAAAATGTAGTAAGCTTACAAAGTGTACAAAAATCTTCTAAGGTTGTATTGTTTGAACCTCGAGTTTATGCTGAAGCACAAGAAATTGCTGACCATTTAAAGAACAGACGTGCAGTTGTAGTTAATTTACAACGAATTCAGCACGATCAAGCAAAGCGTATTGTTGATTTCCTAAGTGGTACTGTTTACGCGATAGGTGGGGATATTCAGCGTATTGGGACAAATATCTTCCTATGTACACCTGAAAATGTTGATGTTTCTGGTAATATTTCAGACGTTGTTACAGAGGATGAGTTATCTGAGAAGAGGTGGTAG
- a CDS encoding YggS family pyridoxal phosphate-dependent enzyme: MNVKGNLIEIEASIEEACKQFGRDRSNVQIIAVTKYVSIDRTIEAVEAGITHLGESRDDGLLKKWDELNHKVAWHFIGSLQTKKVKKIIDKVDYIHSLDRLSLAEEIHKRSSKQINCFVQVNVSGEESKHGIHSNEVIDFIHKMKDFPNIRVVGLMTMAPFTEDQQVIRECFRNLRLLSLDVQALTLPYAPCLELSMGMSNDFEIAVEEGATFLRIGTSLVGKEF; encoded by the coding sequence ATGAATGTGAAGGGAAATCTAATAGAAATAGAAGCTAGTATTGAAGAAGCCTGTAAGCAATTTGGGCGGGATCGTAGCAACGTTCAAATTATCGCGGTAACGAAATATGTTAGTATAGATCGTACTATTGAAGCAGTTGAAGCCGGAATCACGCATCTAGGTGAAAGTAGGGATGATGGCTTATTAAAGAAGTGGGATGAACTAAACCATAAAGTAGCTTGGCACTTTATTGGTTCACTACAAACTAAAAAAGTAAAAAAAATTATTGATAAAGTTGACTATATACACTCACTAGATCGATTGTCATTAGCAGAAGAAATTCATAAGAGATCCTCGAAACAGATAAATTGCTTCGTTCAAGTAAATGTTTCTGGTGAGGAATCAAAGCACGGAATACATTCAAACGAAGTAATTGACTTCATACATAAAATGAAGGATTTTCCAAACATAAGAGTTGTTGGGTTAATGACAATGGCTCCATTCACTGAAGACCAACAGGTTATCAGAGAATGCTTTAGGAACCTTAGACTTCTAAGTCTTGATGTACAAGCCTTAACGCTACCATATGCACCATGTCTTGAACTATCTATGGGTATGTCAAATGATTTTGAAATTGCTGTAGAGGAAGGTGCGACCTTTCTTAGAATAGGGACTTCTTTAGTTGGAAAGGAATTTTGA
- the pgeF gene encoding peptidoglycan editing factor PgeF produces MTKNLFSRQSEGILQLKSWENIDPSIVAGFTTKIGGFSDAPFQSFNMGLHVGDDSKLVGQNRDKLANAIGFPTSNWVCSEQVHDAEIMKVTRNHAGKGVYIYEQGIKGTDGLYTRERNLLLTLCFADCVPLYFSAPKYDLIGAAHAGWKGTVNDIGGKMIRIWDTEEKVSPEDIHVVIGPAIGSCCYIVDNSVIEKVNEVLTYDEYIPYKLVSEGQYSLDLKIANQLLLVQSGVPKDNIQVSSYCTSCEKELFFSHRRDKGQSGRMASYIGRKEDIGL; encoded by the coding sequence ATGACAAAAAATCTCTTTTCAAGACAAAGTGAAGGAATTTTACAACTGAAGAGTTGGGAAAACATAGACCCATCTATTGTTGCTGGTTTTACGACAAAGATAGGTGGTTTTAGTGATGCCCCTTTTCAGTCCTTTAATATGGGTCTACATGTAGGAGATGATTCTAAACTTGTGGGACAAAACCGTGATAAATTGGCCAATGCAATTGGCTTCCCAACCTCGAACTGGGTTTGCTCAGAACAAGTCCATGATGCTGAAATTATGAAAGTGACGAGGAATCATGCTGGCAAAGGTGTTTATATATACGAACAGGGCATAAAGGGAACGGATGGCCTTTACACAAGGGAAAGAAACCTTCTTCTAACTTTATGTTTTGCTGATTGTGTTCCACTTTATTTTTCTGCACCTAAATATGATTTAATCGGTGCAGCTCATGCGGGGTGGAAAGGAACAGTAAATGATATAGGAGGAAAGATGATTAGAATCTGGGACACTGAAGAAAAAGTATCTCCAGAGGATATTCATGTCGTGATTGGACCTGCTATAGGTTCATGCTGTTATATCGTTGACAACTCTGTTATCGAAAAAGTAAATGAAGTCCTTACCTATGACGAATACATACCTTACAAACTTGTTAGTGAAGGACAATACTCCCTGGATCTAAAAATAGCAAATCAACTTCTTTTGGTTCAATCAGGTGTGCCTAAGGATAATATTCAAGTTTCCTCTTACTGTACGAGTTGTGAAAAAGAACTGTTTTTTTCACACCGACGTGATAAAGGTCAGTCAGGGAGAATGGCAAGCTATATTGGACGTAAGGAGGATATTGGACTATGA
- a CDS encoding YlmC/YmxH family sporulation protein: MIHISEFQMKEVVNVGDGKRLGNITDFDINLMTGKIEAIVISGQGKVLGFFGKDEDIVIPWKNIVKVGADVILVRQMKNLE; the protein is encoded by the coding sequence ATGATTCATATATCAGAGTTCCAGATGAAAGAAGTTGTAAATGTTGGGGACGGTAAGCGTTTAGGGAATATAACGGACTTTGACATTAATTTAATGACTGGTAAAATTGAAGCAATCGTTATATCTGGACAAGGAAAAGTGTTGGGGTTCTTTGGAAAAGATGAAGATATTGTCATTCCGTGGAAAAATATAGTCAAAGTTGGAGCAGATGTGATCCTTGTAAGACAAATGAAAAACCTTGAGTAG
- the sigG gene encoding RNA polymerase sporulation sigma factor SigG: protein MLNFVQQLLLGGKELTRNKVEICGVDTSKLPVLKNEEMRELFRQMQSGNLSAREKLVNGNLRLVLSVIQRFNNRGEFVDDLFQVGCIGLMKSIDNFDLGQNVKFSTYAVPMIIGEIRRYLRDNNPIRVSRSLRDIAYKALQVRERLMSETSREPTAEEISKVLDVPHEEIVFALDAIQDPVSLFEPIYNDGGDPIFVMDQLSDERNRDINWIEEIALKEGMRRLNEREKLILRKRFFQGKTQMEVAEEIGISQAQVSRLEKAAIKQMNKNIQN from the coding sequence ATACTTAACTTTGTACAGCAACTCCTGTTAGGAGGGAAAGAATTGACTCGAAATAAAGTTGAAATTTGTGGTGTAGATACTTCAAAGCTACCAGTACTTAAGAATGAAGAAATGAGAGAACTTTTTAGACAAATGCAAAGTGGTAATTTGTCTGCACGAGAGAAATTAGTAAATGGAAATCTACGATTGGTTCTCAGTGTTATTCAACGGTTTAATAACAGGGGGGAATTTGTAGATGACCTATTCCAGGTAGGATGCATTGGATTAATGAAGTCTATTGACAACTTTGATCTAGGCCAAAATGTCAAATTCTCTACATATGCTGTGCCTATGATCATTGGTGAAATAAGACGATATCTAAGAGATAATAATCCAATCAGAGTATCAAGATCCCTTAGAGATATTGCTTACAAAGCATTACAAGTGAGGGAGCGTTTAATGAGTGAGACTTCAAGGGAGCCAACGGCAGAAGAGATTTCGAAGGTGCTCGATGTTCCACATGAGGAAATTGTGTTTGCCTTAGATGCTATTCAAGACCCTGTATCATTATTTGAACCGATTTATAATGATGGAGGAGATCCAATTTTTGTGATGGATCAGTTAAGTGATGAACGAAATCGGGATATTAACTGGATTGAAGAAATTGCATTAAAAGAAGGTATGAGACGTCTTAACGAGCGTGAGAAATTAATATTAAGGAAACGTTTTTTCCAAGGAAAGACTCAAATGGAAGTTGCTGAAGAAATTGGGATTTCTCAAGCCCAAGTTTCACGCCTTGAAAAAGCTGCCATTAAACAAATGAATAAGAACATTCAAAACTAA
- the sigE gene encoding RNA polymerase sporulation sigma factor SigE codes for MVKLKLRLTYLWYKILLKFGIKTDEIYYIGGSEALPPPLSKDEEELLLRKLPTGDKAARSILIERNLRLVVYIARKFENTGINIEDLISIGTIGLIKAVNTFNPEKKIKLATYASRCIENEILMYLRRNNKIRSEVSFDEPLNIDWDGNELLLSDVLGTEEDIITKDLEANVDRKLLVKALHQLNEREKQIMELRFGLIGGEEKTQKDVADMLGISQSYISRLEKRIIKRLRKEFNKMV; via the coding sequence GTGGTCAAACTTAAACTTCGTTTAACCTATTTGTGGTATAAAATATTACTGAAATTTGGTATTAAAACTGATGAAATTTACTACATTGGTGGAAGTGAAGCCCTACCACCACCACTTTCAAAGGACGAAGAAGAGCTTTTATTAAGAAAGCTTCCTACTGGAGATAAAGCTGCAAGATCAATCTTAATAGAAAGAAATTTAAGATTAGTTGTATACATTGCAAGAAAATTTGAAAACACGGGTATTAATATAGAAGATTTGATAAGTATCGGAACTATAGGACTAATTAAAGCGGTAAATACCTTTAACCCTGAAAAGAAAATTAAATTAGCTACATATGCATCAAGATGTATTGAAAACGAGATCCTCATGTACTTACGAAGAAATAATAAAATTCGGTCGGAAGTTTCCTTTGATGAGCCCCTAAATATCGACTGGGATGGTAATGAACTTCTTTTATCAGATGTTCTAGGCACAGAGGAAGATATTATTACTAAGGATCTAGAAGCAAATGTTGATCGCAAGTTACTAGTTAAAGCACTGCATCAATTAAACGAGCGAGAAAAACAAATTATGGAGCTCCGCTTTGGGTTAATTGGTGGAGAAGAGAAAACTCAAAAAGACGTAGCTGATATGCTTGGTATATCACAATCTTATATTTCCAGGCTTGAGAAGAGGATCATTAAAAGACTCCGAAAAGAATTCAATAAAATGGTGTAA
- the spoIIGA gene encoding sigma-E processing peptidase SpoIIGA, translated as MNIYLDVIWLLNFLFDGLLLLLTAFILKRKILIWRMVLGAFIGSLIVILMVSPLSMYASHPIIKLIFSFLIIGSAFGFKRFRYFIQNLLTFYFATFVVGGGMIGVHNFLEYEVKVLDGVLMTNTTGFGNPISWAFVLVGFPVLWYFTRKQISDFEMKKIQFDQIAEVVISIESLELRVKGLIDSGNQLYDPITKSPVLIVDTTKTVHFFPESIIRQSKNIEALGSDQDQEAHKWESRIRIIPYRGVGQDHQFLLAIKPDKITIFHNGEQISVTKGLIALNHTPLSSDGEYECIVHPKMLLSSTVQPAS; from the coding sequence TTGAACATCTACCTTGATGTTATTTGGTTGCTGAACTTTCTATTTGATGGGTTGTTACTCTTACTGACAGCATTCATTTTAAAGCGAAAAATTTTAATATGGAGAATGGTATTAGGGGCATTTATTGGGTCTTTAATTGTTATTTTAATGGTATCTCCTTTGTCAATGTATGCATCACATCCAATTATAAAACTAATTTTTTCATTTTTAATAATTGGTAGTGCCTTTGGATTTAAACGTTTCCGATATTTTATTCAAAATCTATTAACCTTTTATTTTGCTACCTTTGTAGTTGGTGGTGGAATGATTGGTGTTCATAATTTCTTGGAATATGAAGTAAAGGTATTGGATGGCGTACTAATGACAAATACAACAGGTTTTGGCAATCCTATTAGTTGGGCTTTCGTATTGGTTGGATTTCCTGTGTTATGGTATTTTACCAGAAAACAAATTAGTGATTTTGAAATGAAAAAGATACAATTTGATCAGATTGCTGAAGTGGTCATATCTATAGAGTCTCTTGAACTTCGGGTAAAGGGATTAATAGATAGTGGTAATCAGTTATATGATCCGATAACAAAAAGTCCAGTACTAATTGTTGATACAACTAAAACAGTTCATTTTTTTCCTGAGTCAATTATTCGACAATCAAAAAATATTGAAGCTTTAGGTTCTGATCAAGATCAAGAAGCCCATAAATGGGAAAGCAGAATCCGAATAATACCGTATCGAGGTGTTGGTCAAGACCATCAATTTCTACTCGCTATTAAACCTGATAAGATTACGATTTTCCATAACGGTGAACAAATCTCTGTTACGAAAGGTTTGATTGCACTTAATCATACCCCTCTATCTTCCGATGGAGAGTATGAATGTATTGTTCATCCCAAAATGCTGCTCTCATCAACTGTTCAACCGGCATCTTAG
- the ftsZ gene encoding cell division protein FtsZ, which yields MLELDTNLDQLATIKVIGVGGGGNNAVNRMIEHGVQGVDFIAVNTDAQALNLSKADIKMQIGGKLTRGLGAGANPEVGKKAAEESREQIEEVLKGADMVFVTAGMGGGTGTGAAPVIASIARDLGALTVGVVTRPFTFEGRKRAGQAAGGIAAMKEGVDTLIVIPNDRLLEIVDKNTPMLEAFREADNVLRQGVQGISDLIAVPGLINLDFADVKTIMSNKGSALMGIGMSTGENRAAEAAKRAISSPLLETSIDGAQGVLMNITGGTNLSLYEVQEAADIVASASDEEVNMIFGSVINENLKDEILVTVIATGFNDIDTTSSKPVRPAINTTKQASTTTRETKRDDSSNEYQSRPTKESSQNDEALDIPAFLRNRNRRR from the coding sequence ATGTTGGAGTTAGATACAAATCTTGACCAATTAGCAACGATTAAAGTTATTGGTGTAGGTGGCGGTGGAAATAACGCTGTAAACCGAATGATCGAACATGGTGTACAAGGTGTGGACTTTATTGCTGTTAACACAGATGCGCAAGCATTAAACTTATCAAAAGCTGATATCAAAATGCAAATTGGTGGTAAGCTTACTCGTGGTTTAGGTGCAGGTGCAAATCCTGAAGTTGGTAAGAAGGCAGCAGAAGAAAGCAGAGAACAAATCGAAGAAGTATTAAAAGGTGCAGACATGGTTTTCGTTACGGCAGGTATGGGTGGCGGAACTGGTACTGGTGCAGCTCCGGTTATAGCTTCTATTGCGCGTGACCTTGGTGCCTTAACTGTTGGTGTTGTTACTCGTCCTTTCACTTTTGAAGGTAGAAAAAGAGCAGGGCAAGCTGCAGGTGGGATTGCAGCAATGAAAGAGGGCGTAGATACCTTAATCGTTATTCCAAACGACCGCCTTTTAGAAATCGTTGATAAAAATACTCCGATGCTTGAGGCGTTCAGAGAAGCTGATAATGTACTTCGTCAAGGTGTACAAGGTATATCTGACTTAATCGCTGTACCAGGGTTAATTAATCTAGACTTCGCTGATGTTAAAACTATAATGTCGAACAAAGGTTCAGCATTAATGGGTATTGGAATGTCAACTGGTGAAAATCGTGCAGCTGAAGCAGCTAAACGAGCTATTTCAAGTCCTTTATTAGAAACTTCTATTGATGGTGCACAAGGTGTACTAATGAACATCACTGGTGGTACTAACTTGAGCTTGTATGAGGTTCAAGAGGCTGCAGACATAGTTGCCTCTGCATCAGACGAAGAAGTAAATATGATTTTCGGATCAGTTATCAATGAAAATTTAAAGGATGAAATATTAGTTACAGTCATTGCAACTGGCTTTAATGATATTGATACTACTTCCTCTAAACCTGTAAGACCAGCCATTAACACTACAAAACAAGCTTCAACTACAACGAGAGAAACAAAACGAGATGATTCTTCGAACGAATATCAATCCCGTCCTACTAAAGAAAGCTCTCAGAATGACGAAGCTCTAGATATTCCGGCATTCTTAAGAAATCGTAATCGTCGCAGATAA